From Carnobacterium alterfunditum DSM 5972:
GAAACTGTTACTTTAGCTAATGGCATAAAAATGCCAATTTTAGGTTATGGAGTATACCAAATAAATGATTTAGAAGAATGCGAACGTGTTGTAAGTGAGGCCATTGAGGTAGGGTATCGCTCTATAGATACTGCGCAAGGTTACGGAAATGAGTCAGCTGTTGGGAATGCCATTAAAAAAAGTGGGATTCCAAGAGAAGAATTCTTCATTACTACAAAAGTATGGATTTCAAATGCTGGCTATGAAAAGGCTAAAGCTTCTATCGATGAATCAATGCGGTTATTACAAACAGACTATTTAGACCTCGTTTTGATCCACCAACCGTTCAATGATTATTACGGTACTTACCGTGCATTAGAAGAATATTATAAAGCTGGGAAAATAAAAGCTATCGGGGTAAGTAATTTTTATCCAGATCGATTTATTGATATTGCTGAGTTCAGTGAAATCCAACCAATGGTAAACCAAGTAGAAACACATGTGTTTAACCAACAAGTAGAAGCTCAAAAAATTATGGAAGAATACAACACTCAAATTGAATCTTGGGGGCCATTTGCTGAAGGCAGAAATGATTTTTTTAACAATAAAACGTTGCAAGAAATTGGCAATAAACATGGTAAATCTGTAGCTCAAGTAGCTTTACGTTACTTGATTCAACGTGGTGTCGTCGTTATTCCTAAAACAGTCACAAAAGAACGCATGATCCAAAATTTTGATGTTTTTGATTTTTCTTTAACGGATGAAGAGATGGATACGGTGCTAGAATTGAATCAAAAAGAAAGTTTGTTTTTCTCTCATTCTGATCCTAAAACGGTCAAATTTTTAACCGGTTTAGGCAAAAATAAATAATGTGGGAGTTTTATCCCAGCCTCAATAAAAAGAAAAATTAAATCGTTACCATAAAATTACTTTGAAAGAATAAGTAGATTTCACTATCTATTTATTCTTTTTTTTGCTAGTATAGTTACCTATAGTAATTATACTAGGTAACTTAATTCAAAGGAGGAAAGAATGATGGATAGTCAACTATCTGAAGAATATATTGATGCCTGTTTGAGCGCAAAACAAACGTTACGTTTTTTACCTGAACCGCCTCCTGAGATACAAAAGAGACACATTTATATCATTAAAACTTTGTATAATTTGTCAAAGGAGTTAACAGAAGTGCGTGTAAGTGACATTGCTGGGAAGATTGGCGTAACACTGCCGAGCATTACAAAAAACATAACCTTATTGGAAAATTTAGGTTACATCAAAAAAGAATCAAATACAGAAGATAAGCGAGTAGTAAACATTCAGTTAACCGAGAAAGGGTTATCTCTGCATCAAAAAATCGTGTATGATTTTCATCATAAAAATAGTCGAATTTTAAAAGATATTCCGGAAGAAGATATTCGTTTGACGATAAAAACGATTTACCGGATATATGCTTTAATGGAGCAGGCGCATTCGCTTGATTAAAAGGAGAGAAGTTTAATAATGTATAAAACGTTAATAAAGTCATTACGACAATACAAGAAACCTTCATATTTAACGATGCTATTCATGGCATTGGAAGTTGCGGTTGAGATTTTTATACCCTTTCTCATGGCTAAAATTATTGATAATGGATTAATAGCAGGAGATCTCAGTTATGTTTTGAAAATAGGGTCACTAATGTTTGTATTGGCTTGTTTTTCTATGCTGTTTGGAGTACTGGGCGGAAAGTTTTCTGCGGATGCTGCAGTAGGATTATCAACGAATCTTCGCCAAGATATCTACAAGAATATTCAGACATTTGCCTTTGATAATATTGACAAATATTCCTCATCAAGTCTGATCACGAGGCTCACAACTGATATTACAAATATTCAAATGGCTTTTCAAATGGTGTTGAAAACCATTATTCGAGCACCTTTTATGATCGCATTTGCATTTGCGATGGCAGCCTATACAAATTTAAAATTATCTTTGACCATTTTAGTCATTGTTCCTATTGTGGGTTTTATTTTAATCGGTCTTATCTATCTTGTGCATCCTTACTTTATAGCCGTTTTCAAAAAATATGACCGATTAAATCAGACCGTACAAGAAGATATTAACGGCGTACGCGTTGTAAAATCATTTGTTCGTGAAGAGAAAGAAATCGAAAAATTTAAAGTGGCTTCTTCAGATATTAAAAATCTATTTACAAAAGCCGAAAAAATCACTGCCCTAAATGCTCCAATTATGCAGATCGCCATTTATTCTAGTTTGCTTCTTGTTTACTGGTTTGGGGCAAAATATGTTGTTGGTGGAACAATGAGTACGGGTGAATTGACGAGTTTTATTACGTACATTATGCAGATTTTAACCAGTATTATGATGATCTCTATGATCTTTATTATGGTCGTTATCTCTGAAGCTTCAGTAGGACGAGTCGCTGAAGTTTTGCAAGAAAAAGCAACGTTGACAAATCCTAAGAATCCAATTACGACAATTGAAAATGGCGAAATTGAGTTTAGAAATGTTCAATTTAAATACAATGAATTATCCGAAGAGGCCGATTTGAGTCAGATCGATCTCACAATCAAATCTGGTGAAACGATTGGGATCATCGGTGGAACGGGTAGTGGTAAAACTTCACTGATCCAACTGATTCCTAGGTTATACGATACGACTGAAGGAGAAGTATACGTTTCAGGACATAATGTGAAAGAGTACGATTTAGTGGCCCTGCGTGATCAAATTGCAATGGTGCTGCAAAAAAATACGTTATTCTCTGGAACGATCAATACCAACTTAAGATGGGGAAATAAAGCAGCTACGGAGGAAGAAATTCAACGGGTTGCTAAGTTGGCCCAAGCAGATGATTTTGTCCAGTCCTTTCCGGATAAATATGAAACGGTGCTAGATCAAGGTGGTTCAAATGTATCTGGCGGTCAAAAACAGCGTTTGACGATTGCACGGGCCTTATTGAAACAGCCTAAAATTTTAATTCTAGATGATTCTACAAGTGCAGTGGACACGAAAACAGATGCGTATATTCGAAAAGCATTTATAGAAGAAATTCCGAATACAACAAAAATCATTGTGTCGCAACGCATTTCCTCTATTCAAGATTCTGACCGTATCATCGTATTAGATGAAGGGAAAATCAATGGAATTGGGACACATGAAGAATTGCTGGAAAACAATATAATCTATAAAGAAGTATATGATTCTCAAGTAAAGGGAGGGACGATAGTTGAAAAATAAACCAATCACGAGACCAACTGTTAGTCCATTAAAAATATTTAAAAGAATTCTTTCTTATGCGACTAAGCAATATAAATTACGGATCATCGTTGTAACTGTCAGTATCATTATTAGTGCAGCAACTAATGCGATTGGGATCAGCTTTACTAAAACGTTGATAGATAAATATATCACTCCTCTCCTTACTCAAGAATCACCTGATTTTTCGGGTTTAGCACGTGTTATTGGGTTAATGGCGTTGTTATATTTGACTGGTGCTTTTTTCACTTATATTTTTAATCGAACAATGGTTACTGTATCGCAAGGAATCTTGAAAGATATCCGAGATGAAATGTTTACGCATATGGAGTCTTTACCTATCCGTTATTTTGATAGCAATGCAACGGGCGATATTATGAGTCATTACACGAATGATACGGACACGTTAAGACAGATGATCAGCCAATCGATTCCACAAATTTTTTCGGCGTTGGTTATGATTTTATCGATCATTATTGCGATGTTCATTATTAATATACCAATGACTTTAGTTGTTTTATTTATGATAGGGATAATGGTTACGGTCATTCGTACGATTGGCAGTAAAAGTGGCCGTTACTTCTCAATCCAACAAGCGGCATTGGGCACGTTGAATGGTTATGTAGAAGAGATGATCGAAGGCCAAAAAGTTGTGAAAGTATTTAATCATGAAGAAGAAGCAGTCGCTGATTTTAATGAATTAAATGAAGTGTTAAGAGAAAATGCTACAAAAGCAAATACCTATGCAAATATTTTAATGCCGATCATGGGAAATATAGGGAACTTTATGTACTTATTGACGGCTGTCATAGGATCTGTTCTTTCAATTACAGGGCTCACAGTTTTAACAGTAGGGAGTATCGCATCTTTTGTTCAATTCACCAAAAGCATCACCATGCCTGTATCACAAATTTCGCAACAGTTTAATGCGATCATTTTGTCATTAGCGGGTGCAGAACGTATTTTCAACTTATTGGATGAAAAACCTGAAGAAGATAGTGGAACGATCGAATTAGTAAATATCACTAAGCAAGTTGACGGAAAAATTGAAGAATCTGCTCAACGCACAGGTCAATGGGCTTGGAAACAAACTAAGGCTACTAATGAAGTTGTATACACGGAATTAACTGGGGATGTACGTTTTAAAGATGTGACATTTGGTTATAACGCCAATAAAACGATTCTCCATCACATTGATCTATTTGCAAAACCAGGCCAAAAAATTGCGTTTGTCGGAGCAACTGGAGCTGGGAAAACAACTATTACTAACTTGATAAATCGCTTCTATGATATCCAAAAAGGAACGATCACTTACGACGGCATCGATGTCAAAAACATCAAGAAAGATGCTTTAAGAAAATCCTTAGGTATCGTACTACAAGACACGCATTTATTCTCAGGAACGATCAAAGACAATATTCGTTACGGACGTTTAGATGCTACAGATGATGAAGTTGAAGCAGCGGCAAAACTAGTCAATGCCGACTTTTTCATTAGACAATTGCCACACGGTTATGAGACAGAGTTAACAGGAGATGGTGGTTCGCTCTCACAAGGTCAAAGACAATTATTGGCAATTGCCAGAGCAGCTGTAGCGAATCCTCCAGTACTGATTCTTGACGAAGCGACGTCTAGTATTGATACGCGTACGGAGACGGTTGTACAGAGCGGAATGGACGCATTGATGAAAGGCAGAACGGTATTTGTGATTGCCCACCGCCTTTCAACTGTCCGTAATTCAGACGCGATCATGGTGATGGACCAAGGACGCATCATTGAACGAGGAAATCATGAAGAGTTGATTTCGCAAAAAGGAGAATATTACCAGCTGTATACTGGTGCTTTTGAAATGAACTAAACAGTGCCTTTTTCGGTCAAATTATATTTAAACGCATAAAAAGCTTTATTGAAGACGATAATTATCTTCAATAAAGCTTTTTTAAATTGTTATGGAGCGTTATTAGTCAAATGAAACTCCAGTTCACATCTCATTTGATCAATATGGGATAGTTTACTTCATAATAAGGTGATTTGTAGTTAGAATACAAAATAAAGTACTAGTAAATACTCTTTGAGTGCATGTTTCTTTGTGAATAAGAAACAGTTCATCTAATAAAAAGAGGTAGTTCTTTTATAGGAATCGTTTACTGATTTCTATTATCCGGTCTTTATATTTTAAAATATCAATTTCATTATCCAATACAATTTTTTCAGAAGAATCATCATTAAACTGTATTAACTTGCGATTAGTATTAAAGTTTAATCGGACAATCCATTTTCTTATACTATTATCTAGTAAAACATTAAAATAAGATTTATTATCACGATAGAAAATTCTTTCAGGATCTACAGTTTCAAAAAGGATAGCTTTTACTATTCCAAATCCTTGTATTTCTTCTTCTGTTGTTTCAATATCAGTATCAACCAACTCTAATGTTTCTTCTTTTTCTGGAATAGTATCAATAATAGTAGTTTCAATATGAGTTTCACTAGTAGTTTTTAAGGCATCGTTAATTTTAGAACTAACTTTTTCGGAAACGAATTGTTTTAATCCAGTTTGTACAATAGGAGTGAATTTATCTATTGTATTTCTAGTTGCTTTACCTTCATAAATCTTTCCAATAAAAAATTTAACGAAATCTTCACTGACTGTTTCGTATTCAGTCTCGAAATATTCTTTGAAGAGATTTAAGTATTTTAAATCTGAAGCAGTTGTAAAAATGCTTTCCAGATTAAAGCCGTCCTTTTTGAATTTGATAAGTTCAGAGAGAGAACTATCTTTGATTTTTTCTAAGTTAAAGGTAAAGAAGGGTTTCTGATCCATTTTATTTGGTTCATCCAAATCAGTAAAAAATTGATAAATAATCCCATTAGTTAGGATAGCGAACCGTGCACTGCT
This genomic window contains:
- a CDS encoding aldo/keto reductase translates to METVTLANGIKMPILGYGVYQINDLEECERVVSEAIEVGYRSIDTAQGYGNESAVGNAIKKSGIPREEFFITTKVWISNAGYEKAKASIDESMRLLQTDYLDLVLIHQPFNDYYGTYRALEEYYKAGKIKAIGVSNFYPDRFIDIAEFSEIQPMVNQVETHVFNQQVEAQKIMEEYNTQIESWGPFAEGRNDFFNNKTLQEIGNKHGKSVAQVALRYLIQRGVVVIPKTVTKERMIQNFDVFDFSLTDEEMDTVLELNQKESLFFSHSDPKTVKFLTGLGKNK
- a CDS encoding MarR family winged helix-turn-helix transcriptional regulator — encoded protein: MMDSQLSEEYIDACLSAKQTLRFLPEPPPEIQKRHIYIIKTLYNLSKELTEVRVSDIAGKIGVTLPSITKNITLLENLGYIKKESNTEDKRVVNIQLTEKGLSLHQKIVYDFHHKNSRILKDIPEEDIRLTIKTIYRIYALMEQAHSLD
- a CDS encoding ABC transporter ATP-binding protein, coding for MYKTLIKSLRQYKKPSYLTMLFMALEVAVEIFIPFLMAKIIDNGLIAGDLSYVLKIGSLMFVLACFSMLFGVLGGKFSADAAVGLSTNLRQDIYKNIQTFAFDNIDKYSSSSLITRLTTDITNIQMAFQMVLKTIIRAPFMIAFAFAMAAYTNLKLSLTILVIVPIVGFILIGLIYLVHPYFIAVFKKYDRLNQTVQEDINGVRVVKSFVREEKEIEKFKVASSDIKNLFTKAEKITALNAPIMQIAIYSSLLLVYWFGAKYVVGGTMSTGELTSFITYIMQILTSIMMISMIFIMVVISEASVGRVAEVLQEKATLTNPKNPITTIENGEIEFRNVQFKYNELSEEADLSQIDLTIKSGETIGIIGGTGSGKTSLIQLIPRLYDTTEGEVYVSGHNVKEYDLVALRDQIAMVLQKNTLFSGTINTNLRWGNKAATEEEIQRVAKLAQADDFVQSFPDKYETVLDQGGSNVSGGQKQRLTIARALLKQPKILILDDSTSAVDTKTDAYIRKAFIEEIPNTTKIIVSQRISSIQDSDRIIVLDEGKINGIGTHEELLENNIIYKEVYDSQVKGGTIVEK
- a CDS encoding ABC transporter ATP-binding protein: MKNKPITRPTVSPLKIFKRILSYATKQYKLRIIVVTVSIIISAATNAIGISFTKTLIDKYITPLLTQESPDFSGLARVIGLMALLYLTGAFFTYIFNRTMVTVSQGILKDIRDEMFTHMESLPIRYFDSNATGDIMSHYTNDTDTLRQMISQSIPQIFSALVMILSIIIAMFIINIPMTLVVLFMIGIMVTVIRTIGSKSGRYFSIQQAALGTLNGYVEEMIEGQKVVKVFNHEEEAVADFNELNEVLRENATKANTYANILMPIMGNIGNFMYLLTAVIGSVLSITGLTVLTVGSIASFVQFTKSITMPVSQISQQFNAIILSLAGAERIFNLLDEKPEEDSGTIELVNITKQVDGKIEESAQRTGQWAWKQTKATNEVVYTELTGDVRFKDVTFGYNANKTILHHIDLFAKPGQKIAFVGATGAGKTTITNLINRFYDIQKGTITYDGIDVKNIKKDALRKSLGIVLQDTHLFSGTIKDNIRYGRLDATDDEVEAAAKLVNADFFIRQLPHGYETELTGDGGSLSQGQRQLLAIARAAVANPPVLILDEATSSIDTRTETVVQSGMDALMKGRTVFVIAHRLSTVRNSDAIMVMDQGRIIERGNHEELISQKGEYYQLYTGAFEMN
- a CDS encoding type I restriction endonuclease, whose translation is MEKFKQEVMMLAERSKLVKEKLLTEESTKTSLIMPFFQMLGYDVFNPSEFVPEYIADIGIKKGEKIDYAIMSNDKPIILIEAKSVNDKLTTHGSQLFRYFHTSSARFAILTNGIIYQFFTDLDEPNKMDQKPFFTFNLEKIKDSSLSELIKFKKDGFNLESIFTTASDLKYLNLFKEYFETEYETVSEDFVKFFIGKIYEGKATRNTIDKFTPIVQTGLKQFVSEKVSSKINDALKTTSETHIETTIIDTIPEKEETLELVDTDIETTEEEIQGFGIVKAILFETVDPERIFYRDNKSYFNVLLDNSIRKWIVRLNFNTNRKLIQFNDDSSEKIVLDNEIDILKYKDRIIEISKRFL